From Cotesia glomerata isolate CgM1 linkage group LG2, MPM_Cglom_v2.3, whole genome shotgun sequence, a single genomic window includes:
- the LOC123259123 gene encoding uncharacterized protein LOC123259123, whose translation MVRNSFLKVSDCVPLFAIHTVIVFNYGCFILNFDKIKELLQQVHQQSTSDDLSAEEIVLLKRETYKANQLVKMHTGFLYCSAILFIFIIPAMPKILDMIHPLNESRSRLVVYYTEYFIRDEKYLTYLHIYEYVISPIPTIIACGYNALCVSSCQHACNMLYIVGHRFNNIVATIEESNNKNGRTGSQISTKYITDHKAVLRYIELYHDVFANTSLVVLVLTVIILCLTAIQCLIRMDEKAELFRFVLASAAVSFHTFLLSACGQKFIDYSESLYMMTCQSQWYRLPVKLQKIMVIVMLEFAQPIHLKVGKIFTVSFENFLGILRTTVSYFTVAHAVFL comes from the exons ATGGTCAGAAATAGTTTTCTAAAAGTTAGTGACTGCGTGCCGCTTTTCGCAATCCACACCGTAATTGTTTTCAACTACGGTTGCTTTATATTGAATTTTGACAAG ATAAAAGAATTACTTCAACAAGTTCATCAACAATCTACATCTGATGATTTATCAGCAGAAGAAATTGTTCTACTGAAGAGAGAAACTTATAAAGCAAACCAACTTGTTAAAATGCATACTG gTTTTCTCTACTGCTctgcaatattatttatattcattattccAGCAATGCCGAAAATATTAGACATGATTCATCCATTAAATGAGTCGAGATCGAGACTCGTTGTATATTATACTGAATATTTTATTCGTGATGAAAAGTACTTGACCTATCTTCATATTTATGAGTATGTAATAAGTCCAATCCCGACGATTATCGCTTGTGGTTATAATGCGTTGTGTGTAAGCAGTTGTCAACACGCATGTAATATGTTGTATATCGTTGG gcaTCGATTCAATAATATCGTTGCTACCATTGAAGAATCTAATAATAAGAACGGTAGAACTGGTTCTCAAATTTCGACCAAGTATATCACTGATCATAAAGCAGTTTTGAG ataCATCGAATTATACCACGATGTCTTTGCAAATACTTCTTTAGTAGTACTTGTTCTTACCGTAATTATACTCTGCCTAACAGCTATACAA tgtCTTATAAGAATGGACGAGAAAGCAGAACTATTTCGTTTCGTATTAGCTTCAGCTGCCGTATCATTCCATACTTTTCTTCTTTCGGCCTGCggacaaaaatttatagattacTCCGAATCTCTGTATATGATGAC atgtcAAAGTCAATGGTATAGACTACCAgtgaaattacaaaaaataatggtCATAGTTATGCTTGAATTTGCTCAACCAATCCACCTGAAAGtcggaaaaattttcacaGTTTCATTCGAGAATTTTCTAgga attttgcGAACGACTGTGTCATATTTTACAGTTGCGCATGCCGTTTTTCTGTGA
- the LOC123259124 gene encoding odorant receptor 13a-like, with translation MPKILDMIHPLNESRPRIVLYYTEYFIRDEKYLAYIHIYEYIISPFPTIVVCAYDSLIVSSCQHACNMLYIVGYRFNNITATIEESNDKKCRTGSQILTKYITDHKAILRYIELYHDCFANTSLVVLILTVGTLCLAGIQCLLRMDEKAELIRFGLCTAAVFFHTFLLSICGQKFIDYSESLYTLTCQSQWYRLPVKLQKLMVIIMLEFAQPIHLKVGKIFTVSFESFTGIMQMTMSYFTVAHAVFL, from the exons ATGCCGAAAATATTAGACATGATTCATCCATTAAATGAGTCGAGGCCGAGAATTGTTCTATATTATACTGAATATTTTATTCGTGATGAAAAGTACTTGGCCtatattcatatttatgaGTATATAATAAGTCCATTCCCGACAATTGTCGTTTGTGCTTATGATTCGTTAATTGTAAGCAGTTGTCAACACGCCTGTAATATGTTGTATATCGTTGG gTATCGATTCAATAATATCACTGCTACCATTGAAGAatctaatgataaaaaatgtagaaCTGGTTCTCAAATTTTGACCAAGTATATCACTGATCATAAAGCAATTTTGAG aTACATCGAATTATACCACGATTGTTTTGCAAATACTTCTTTAGTAGTACTTATTCTTACCGTAGGAACACTCTGTCTAGCAGGTATACAA tgtCTCTTAAGAATGGACGAGAAAGCAGAACTAATTCGTTTCGGATTATGTACAGCTGCCGTATTTTTCCATACTTTTCTTCTTTCGATTTGCGGACAAAAATTCATAGATTACTCCGAATCTCTGTATACTTTGAC atgtcAAAGTCAATGGTATAGACTACCAgtgaaattacaaaaattaatggtCATAATTATGCTTGAATTTGCTCAACCAATCCACCTGAAAGtcggaaaaattttcacaGTATCATTCGAGAGTTTTACAgga attatgCAAATGACTATGTCATATTTTACAGTTGCGCATGCCGTTTTTCTGTGA